A window from Diachasmimorpha longicaudata isolate KC_UGA_2023 chromosome 5, iyDiaLong2, whole genome shotgun sequence encodes these proteins:
- the LOC135162471 gene encoding F-box/LRR-repeat protein fbxl-1-like — protein sequence MEGIISDELMIDLNNKRVSEGQLVEILSCCGRIDITVDDDKKIVIVKFQNKGHVVRTLTTRLVSYHFNGSWKSLSPKSEILSGDSPIEKLPGDCLIKIFSFLSIMEKLMVERVCRRWREIGLEGWPEVKQLRISSELNRFTPSQLEQIFLRCGRFLKLLAIPVISEETNCLPLVKQHCLQINELAVDFNFKSFSKLQTYCENLTEIFTASERLTSVKISGVHPNFNYECLMGLPKNRITELRLCARSLEYGTPLSLNLHGFDSLEELELKGFVIDEKTLVGLENLKNLTTLSFVNSQVHVNHVKKIPNLVKLQQLSLENIISEVDDEDLSEIARNCRDLLSLNINGLDSLTDRCFEPIFHLEFLENLEMMGLSRVTDAAVLGLFNLKELRCQDCCRIGNNGLVGLIKNSPNLSKLWVDGPLITEDFLMNVNDVISHRSSGVRLHLHLHSDAEDWEQPRYLCPLLMLIYTW from the exons ATGGAGGGAATAATATCAGACGAATTGATGAttgatttgaataataaaaga GTCAGTGAAGGCCAGCTCGTAGAAATTCTATCCTGCTGTGGCAGAATCGACATTACCGTCgacgatgataaaaaaattgttattgtcaAATTTCAGAATAAAGGTCATGTCGTCAG aACGTTGACGACTCGCCTGGTTTCTTATCATTTCAATGGCTCTTGGAAGAGCCTCTCTCCGAAATCGGAAATACTGAGTGGTGATTCgccgattgaaaaattaccagGGGATTGCCTCATTAAGATATTCTCATTTCTTTCGATTATGGAAAAGCTGATGGTCGAAAGAG TTTGCAGACGATGGAGAGAGATCGGACTAGAGGGCTGGCCGGAAGTGAAGCAGCTAAGGATATCCTCGGAGCTAAATAGATTTACTCCATCACAACTGGagcaaatttttttgagatgTGGGCGATTTTTGAAGCTCCTGGCAATCCCAGTGATAAGCGAAGAAACTAATTGTCTGCCACTGGTGAAGCAGCACTGTCTCCAGATCAATGAGCTAGCAgtcgattttaattttaaatcatTTTCCAAACTTCAGACGTACTGTGAAAATTTGACTGAGATATTTACCGCAAGTGAGAGATTGACATCAGTTAAGATATCGGGGGTTCACCCGAATTTTAATTATGAGTGTTTGATGGGACTTCCAAAAAATCGAATCACAGAACTTCGACTCTGTGCTCGATCTCTTGAATATGGAACGCCTCTTAGCCTT AATCTCCATGGATTCGACTCCCTGGAAGAACTTGAACTCAAGGGCTTCGTGATAGACGAAAAAACTTTAGTCGGATtggaaaatctgaaaaatttgACCACTCTCAGTTTTGTCAACAGTCAAGTTCATGTCAATCATGTGAAGAAGATTCCGAACTTGGTTAAGCTCCAGCAATTATCGTTGGAGAATATAATCAGCGAAGTTGATGATGAAGACTTGTCAGAAATAGCGAGGAATTGCAGAGATCTTTTATCTTTGAATATAAATG GATTGGATAGTCTGACAGATCGATGCTTCGAGCCGATATTCCACCTAGAGTTCCTCGAAAATTTGGAGATGATGGGGTTGTCGAGGGTGACAGACGCCGCAGTCCTAGGATTATTTAATCTTAAGGAACTGCGCTGTCAGGATTGTTGTCGAATTGGAAATAACGGCTTAGTTGGactgattaaaaattctccaaatctATCAAAATTGTGGGTAGATGGACCGCTAATTACCGAAGATTTCCTTATGAATGTTAATGATGTGATATCGCATCGCAGCAGTGGAGTAAGACTCCACCTCCACTTGCATTCAGATGCAGAGGATTGGGAGCAGCCGCGCTATTTATGTCCATTATTGATGCTGATTTACACTTGGTGA
- the LOC135162470 gene encoding serine/threonine-protein kinase dyf-5-like isoform X2 has translation MKMNRYITLNQLGDGTFGSVVLGQRVDTGEKVAIKRMKRKYYSWEEAMNLREVKSLKKLSHANVVKLKEVIRENDILYFVFEYMKENLYQLMKDRDKLFPEPVVRNMVYQILQGLAFMHKHGFFHRDMKPENLLCMGPELVKIADFGLAREIRSRPPYTDYVSTRWYRAPEVLLHSTTYNSPIDIWAVGCIMAELYTFRPLFPGKSEIDEIFKICAVIGTPDKDDWPEGYQLASAMNFKFPILPRTPLKDLIPNASQEAIVIMEDMMEWNPIKRPTAQQALRYPYFEVNNVTRVVSGRKLGNAQREMAINKVNFPPPGSTFNQDVNRNILESRAAEKNPVQVQPILPLLNHNRKRESLPSWEDEEYINSLGNKLLSDNTSAKLVSDRVYKENRVSWNEEYGIENQKQLNASWVTPAWNDAVPSRNWNNTQTNPKNTRKVSAKQHYLSVARNGEGEGGRSRIVLNGLGAQPTPEKLAEVSDSFWGQRDSIDSQTTLHYLARNRYIAEQNGRMPYPSVYGTQAIKAPNKTIIQPNLFGSVLTSRPSGGVHGRTDWAAKYLK, from the exons ATGAAGATGAATCGGTACATAACGCTCAATCAACTGGGCGATGGGACTTTTGGGTCAGTTGTCCTCGGACAGAGGGTCGACACTGGCGAGAAAGTTGCCATCAAGAGGATGAAGAGAAAGTACTACTCCTGGGAGGAGGCCATGAATTTACGCGAAGTCAAg TCCTTGAAGAAGTTGAGTCACGCGAATGTCGTCAAACTCAAGGAGGTCATTAGAGAGAACGACATTCTATATTTTGTTTTCGAGTATATGAAGGAGAATCTTTACCAATTGATGAAGGATAG GGATAAATTATTTCCTGAGCCAGTAGTGAGGAATATGGTGTACCAGATCCTGCAGGGTCTGGCATTTATGCACAAACATGGTTTCTTCCATCGAGATATGAAGCCGGAGAATCTTCTCTGTATGGGACCTGAATTAGTGAAAATCGCTGATTTTGGGTTGGCCAGGGAAATACGTTCTAGGCCTCCCTACACCGACTACGTATCAACTAGATG GTACAGGGCACCGGAAGTGCTTTTACACTCAACCACCTACAACAGTCCCATTGACATTTGGGCAGTTGGTTGTATAATGGCAGAGTTATACACATTCAGGCCATTATTTCCTGGAAAAAGTGAAATCGACGAGATCTTCAAAATTTGCGCAGTAATAGGAACACCGGACAAGGACGACTGGCCCGAGGGCTACCAATTGGCCTCAGCAATGAACTTTAAATTTCCCATTTTACCGAGAACACCCTTGAAGGACCTTATTCCAAATGCCAGCCAGGAAGCGATTGTTATAATGGAGGACATGATGGAGTGGAATCCGATCAAAAGACCCACCGCACAACAGGCACTCAG GTATCCCTACTTCGAGGTGAACAATGTCACGAGAGTCGTCAGTGGCAGAAAGCTGGGAAATGCCCAGAGGGAGATGGCGATTAATAAAGTCAATTTCCCACCGCCGGGATCGACTTTCAATCAGGATGTTAACAGGAATATCCTGGAGTCTAGGGCTGCGGAAAAAAATCCGGTGCAGGTGCAACCGATCTTGCCACTTTTGAATCATAATAGGAAACGGGAGAGCCTGCCGAGTTGGGAGGATGAAGAATATATTAATTCATTGGG GAACAAACTACTTTCTGATAACACGAGTGCTAAACTCGTATCAGATCGTGTCTACAAAGAGAACAGAGTCAGCTGGAACGAGGAATATGGAATTGAAAATCAAAAGCAGTTGAATGCTAGTTGGGTGACTCCAGCCTGGAACGATGCTGTGCCATCCAGAAACTGGAATAACACCCAGACGAATCCCAAAAATACCAGGAAAGTTTCAGCGAAACAGCATTATCTCAGTGTCGCTCG GAATGGTGAAGGAGAGGGGGGTCGATCGAGAATTGTTCTGAATGGTTTGGGAGCCCAACCGACCCCCGAGAAGCTGGCAGAGGTTTCCGACTCCTTCTGGGGTCAGAGAGACAGTATTGATAGCCAAACGACACTCCACTATCTTGCGAGGAACCGCTACATCGCGGAACAGAATGGGAGAATGCCTTATCCGAGTGTTTATGGCACTCAGGCCATCA AAGCGCCTAACAAAACAATTATCCAGCCAAATTTATTTGGAAGTGTGTTAACGTCACGTCCCAGTGGTGGAGTCCACGGCAGAACAGACTGGGCGGCCAAGTACCTCAAATAA
- the LOC135162469 gene encoding equilibrative nucleoside transporter 4, with amino-acid sequence MDENLSRGYVQLGKARGMNEFKSNNGLNHLTPPVDRYGFIYLALILAGVGFLLPYNSFISAVDYFQTRYPGTTIVFDISVVYITMAFFAVCANNILVETVSLNTRIIFGYLVSFFTLQFVLVSEIWWELFEVTSSYTINLIAVAVVSVGCTVQQSSFYGYTSMLPSRYTQAVMTGESAAGLWVSMNRIITKSLVHDERRNTSMFFALSIMTIGFCSILHRILRKTDFVKFYVNLCQERNTITLEPTEDVGLMDPLDQVGELSKGQYGVLKLQTSPLGPEATSGDASGAQYSAFSFSNPVYEPNAPSGNAPGSAGPTYKVEDVVVMKGTFGGQGGKPWSGIKRGLLARLEVAKLIFPYMGSIGIAYFVTLSLYPGIVSEIISCKFESWMPVILMATFNGADLLGKMLASIPYEWTRSQLLYFAIARVVLIPLFLLCAIPRQNPILAGEGYPLLFSWFLGLTNGIVGSVPMIQAPSKVPEQHRELTGNIMTLSYTTGLTLGSLLAYVLDAFLRQPITIKQLCSKALPTSVIESFNSTTTTVTMIASTTQATVKKITKIPSLRNTATTALTAFFTTSVVANTTGGLLETVAFNSTTAIPVVLSNASSTISNAILQH; translated from the exons ATGGATGAAAACCTTAGCCGGGGTTACGTGCAGCTTGGCAAAGCAAGGGGTATGAACGAGTTCAAGTCCAACAATGGGCTCAATCATCTCACACCCCCGGTTGATCGCTATGGCTTTATTTATCTTGCTCTTATACTTGCTGGTGTGGGATTCCTTTTACCGTATAACAG CTTCATCAGCGCCGTTGACTACTTCCAAACTCGCTACCCAGGCACAACGATCGTCTTTGACATATCTGTTGTTTATATAACAATGGCATTTTTCGCTGTTTGTGCTAACAATATTCTTGTAGAGACTGTTTCCCTCAATACGAGGATAATCTTTGGATATTTAGTGTCCTTCTTTACACTCCAATTCGTGCTTGTCTCAGAGATCTGGTGGGAACTCTTTGAGGTGACTTCATCATACACTATCAATTTGATTGCTGTCGCTGTTGTGTCAGTTGGGTGCACAG tGCAACAATCGAGCTTTTATGGATATACTTCGATGCTACCGAGCCGATATACACAGGCAGTAATGACTGGAGAAA GTGCTGCTGGTCTCTGGGTGTCAATGAATCGAATAATAACAAAGTCCCTAGTGCACGACGAGCGTAGAAACACATCAATGTTCTTCGCCCTGTCCATCATGACGATAGGTTTTTGCTCAATTCTCCACAGGATTCTGAGAAAAACAGACTTTGTGAAGTTCTACGTGAACCTCTGTCAAGAGCGAAATACAATAACCTTAGAGCCCACCGAAGACGTTGGACTA ATGGATCCACTGGACCAGGTAGGGGAGCTGTCCAAAGGTCAGTACGGAGTTCTGAAACTCCAGACGAGTCCCCTAGGGCCAGAAGCTACCTCTGGAGACGCCAGTGGGGCGCAGTACTCAGCTTTCTCATTCAGCAATCCGGTTTATGAACCCAACGCACCATCTGGAAATGCCCCTGGAAGTGCTGGACCCACTTACAAGGTTGAGGATGTCGTTGTGATGAAGGGGACTTTTGGGGGACAGGGGGGCAAACCCTGGTCAGGAATTAAAC GAGGGCTGCTAGCAAGACTGGAAGTCGCAAAGCTCATCTTCCCCTACATGGGAAGTATTGGTATAGCGTACTTCGTGACCCTTAGTCTCTACCCGGGGATCGTCTCAGAGATAATTTCCTGCAAGTTCGAGTCCTGGATGCCAGTGATTTTGATGGCGACATTCAACGGAGCGGACCTTCTCGGCAAAATGCTGGCGTCGATCCCCTACGAATGGACACGAAGTCAACTACTCTACTTTGCTATAGCAAGGGTAGTTCTCATTCCCCTGTTCCTCCTGTGCGCGATACCCAGACAGAATCCCATTCTCGCCGGTGAGGGATACCCCCTGCTATTCTCCTGGTTCCTCGGGCTGACTAACGGGATCGTGGGGAGTGTACCCATGATCCAGGCACCCAGTAAAGTTCCCGAACAGCACCGGGAACTCACCGGCAACATCATGACTCTGTCCTACACCACTGGACTCACCCTGGGATCGCTTCTCGCTTACGTTCTCGACGCCTTCCTTCGCCAGCCCATTACCATCAAGCAACTCTGCTCCAAGGCACTACCAACGAGTGTCATCGAGTCATTTAACTCCACTACGACGACAGTGACAATGATTGCAAGTACCACTCAAGCCACTGTAaagaaaattacgaaaattccAAGCCTGAGGAACACTGCAACCACTGCATTGACGGCTTTTTTTACTACATCAGTCGTTGCTAATACGACTGGTGGTTTACTCGAGACTGTTGCCTTTAATTCCACGACGGCTATACCCGTGGTACTCTCTAATGCATCATCCACCATTAGTAATGCTATCCTTCAGCATTAA
- the LOC135162470 gene encoding serine/threonine-protein kinase dyf-5-like isoform X1: MKMNRYITLNQLGDGTFGSVVLGQRVDTGEKVAIKRMKRKYYSWEEAMNLREVKSLKKLSHANVVKLKEVIRENDILYFVFEYMKENLYQLMKDRDKLFPEPVVRNMVYQILQGLAFMHKHGFFHRDMKPENLLCMGPELVKIADFGLAREIRSRPPYTDYVSTRWYRAPEVLLHSTTYNSPIDIWAVGCIMAELYTFRPLFPGKSEIDEIFKICAVIGTPDKDDWPEGYQLASAMNFKFPILPRTPLKDLIPNASQEAIVIMEDMMEWNPIKRPTAQQALRYPYFEVNNVTRVVSGRKLGNAQREMAINKVNFPPPGSTFNQDVNRNILESRAAEKNPVQVQPILPLLNHNRKRESLPSWEDEEYINSLGNKLLSDNTSAKLVSDRVYKENRVSWNEEYGIENQKQLNASWVTPAWNDAVPSRNWNNTQTNPKNTRKVSAKQHYLSVARYVAGQSTNLSSRNGEGEGGRSRIVLNGLGAQPTPEKLAEVSDSFWGQRDSIDSQTTLHYLARNRYIAEQNGRMPYPSVYGTQAIKAPNKTIIQPNLFGSVLTSRPSGGVHGRTDWAAKYLK; this comes from the exons ATGAAGATGAATCGGTACATAACGCTCAATCAACTGGGCGATGGGACTTTTGGGTCAGTTGTCCTCGGACAGAGGGTCGACACTGGCGAGAAAGTTGCCATCAAGAGGATGAAGAGAAAGTACTACTCCTGGGAGGAGGCCATGAATTTACGCGAAGTCAAg TCCTTGAAGAAGTTGAGTCACGCGAATGTCGTCAAACTCAAGGAGGTCATTAGAGAGAACGACATTCTATATTTTGTTTTCGAGTATATGAAGGAGAATCTTTACCAATTGATGAAGGATAG GGATAAATTATTTCCTGAGCCAGTAGTGAGGAATATGGTGTACCAGATCCTGCAGGGTCTGGCATTTATGCACAAACATGGTTTCTTCCATCGAGATATGAAGCCGGAGAATCTTCTCTGTATGGGACCTGAATTAGTGAAAATCGCTGATTTTGGGTTGGCCAGGGAAATACGTTCTAGGCCTCCCTACACCGACTACGTATCAACTAGATG GTACAGGGCACCGGAAGTGCTTTTACACTCAACCACCTACAACAGTCCCATTGACATTTGGGCAGTTGGTTGTATAATGGCAGAGTTATACACATTCAGGCCATTATTTCCTGGAAAAAGTGAAATCGACGAGATCTTCAAAATTTGCGCAGTAATAGGAACACCGGACAAGGACGACTGGCCCGAGGGCTACCAATTGGCCTCAGCAATGAACTTTAAATTTCCCATTTTACCGAGAACACCCTTGAAGGACCTTATTCCAAATGCCAGCCAGGAAGCGATTGTTATAATGGAGGACATGATGGAGTGGAATCCGATCAAAAGACCCACCGCACAACAGGCACTCAG GTATCCCTACTTCGAGGTGAACAATGTCACGAGAGTCGTCAGTGGCAGAAAGCTGGGAAATGCCCAGAGGGAGATGGCGATTAATAAAGTCAATTTCCCACCGCCGGGATCGACTTTCAATCAGGATGTTAACAGGAATATCCTGGAGTCTAGGGCTGCGGAAAAAAATCCGGTGCAGGTGCAACCGATCTTGCCACTTTTGAATCATAATAGGAAACGGGAGAGCCTGCCGAGTTGGGAGGATGAAGAATATATTAATTCATTGGG GAACAAACTACTTTCTGATAACACGAGTGCTAAACTCGTATCAGATCGTGTCTACAAAGAGAACAGAGTCAGCTGGAACGAGGAATATGGAATTGAAAATCAAAAGCAGTTGAATGCTAGTTGGGTGACTCCAGCCTGGAACGATGCTGTGCCATCCAGAAACTGGAATAACACCCAGACGAATCCCAAAAATACCAGGAAAGTTTCAGCGAAACAGCATTATCTCAGTGTCGCTCGGTACGTCGCTGGCCAGAGCACAAACTTATCCTCCAG GAATGGTGAAGGAGAGGGGGGTCGATCGAGAATTGTTCTGAATGGTTTGGGAGCCCAACCGACCCCCGAGAAGCTGGCAGAGGTTTCCGACTCCTTCTGGGGTCAGAGAGACAGTATTGATAGCCAAACGACACTCCACTATCTTGCGAGGAACCGCTACATCGCGGAACAGAATGGGAGAATGCCTTATCCGAGTGTTTATGGCACTCAGGCCATCA AAGCGCCTAACAAAACAATTATCCAGCCAAATTTATTTGGAAGTGTGTTAACGTCACGTCCCAGTGGTGGAGTCCACGGCAGAACAGACTGGGCGGCCAAGTACCTCAAATAA
- the LOC135162476 gene encoding general odorant-binding protein 56d-like: protein MVKYIVSAFIAVCLVAAIRAGEIPPEFKEIAPEVRRVCLEESGAENEWVVKANKGDFTDDPKFKCYLKCTLAQFGAVSRKGVNFDALTKLAPPAYKEILDKVISACKDTKPTIPGDVCDQVYEASKCFYRAAPDNYFVM, encoded by the exons ATGGTTAAATATATTGTCAGTGCTTTCATCGCGGTGTGTCTGGTGGCTGCCATCAGGGCTGGT GAGATACCCCCGGAATTCAAAGAGATCGCACCCGAAGTGAGAAGAGTATGTCTAGAAGAAAGTGGCGCTGAAAATG AATGGGTTGTGAAAGCAAATAAGGGCGATTTCACTGACGATCCGAAATTCAAGTGCTACCTGAAGTGCACCCTGGCTCAGTTTGGTGCT GTTTCGAGGAAGGGAGTCAATTTCGATGCACTGACTAAACTGGCACCACCTGCTTACAAAGAAATCCTCGATAAAGTCATCTCCGCGTGTAAGGACACGA aGCCAACAATACCCGGAGATGTATGCGATCAAGTGTACGAGGCTAGCAAATGCTTCTACCGAGCAGCTCCTGAC AATTACTTCGTTATGTAA